Proteins from a single region of Phaeacidiphilus oryzae TH49:
- a CDS encoding Clp protease N-terminal domain-containing protein → MVDSMSGFRPETARSSLRLVASAARRRAVRAGDREVDTGHLLHSILEADPAALLAAAPAPAQAGRLMGYLAQRSIGFGRRWQSVSESSAEAADWDWPSGWSRTAARALERARERARSRGVDEADGMDLLAELASDPGSRAVEILRAAGIDPVAVVSGCRLAELEPAAAEDGTGGGLAG, encoded by the coding sequence GTGGTGGACAGCATGTCCGGATTCCGCCCAGAGACCGCCCGCTCCTCCTTGAGACTGGTCGCCTCCGCCGCCAGACGCCGGGCGGTGCGGGCCGGTGATCGCGAGGTGGACACCGGTCACCTGCTGCACTCGATCCTCGAGGCGGATCCGGCGGCGCTGCTGGCGGCCGCCCCGGCGCCGGCGCAGGCCGGGCGGCTGATGGGGTACCTGGCCCAGCGCAGCATCGGCTTCGGCCGGCGCTGGCAGTCGGTCAGCGAGAGCTCAGCCGAGGCCGCCGACTGGGACTGGCCCTCCGGCTGGAGCCGTACCGCGGCCCGCGCGCTGGAGCGCGCCCGGGAGCGTGCGCGGAGCCGGGGGGTGGACGAGGCGGACGGCATGGACCTGCTGGCCGAGCTGGCCTCGGATCCGGGCAGCAGGGCGGTGGAGATCCTCCGGGCGGCCGGGATCGATCCGGTCGCGGTCGTCTCCGGCTGCCGCCTCGCGGAGCTGGAGCCGGCCGCGGCCGAGGACGGAACGGGCGGCGGCCTGGCCGGCTAG
- a CDS encoding branched-chain amino acid ABC transporter permease, with the protein MGSELVRAVVEGVLTGGVYALMAAGLTLVFGVMDIINIAQGIMVVLGAYLAYVLQVHAGIDPFVGLVVTVPAMFLLGMGIEWGFVRRLRRRGRAGRDRAALSVLVTFAVAIVIEGVLTVVFSADLRTLNAWYVRRSWQVAGLRLPYVYLFGFGLAVVLLAALYLFLYRTRGGFSLRASMENRDGAELIGVEIDRVCALTFGLGTAVTAAGGAVFGATNTFDPNSGYDLISRLLVIVVLGGLGSIGGALVAAVAALVIEDVTAVLWSPVWASTVFFAVLIAVLLLRPNGLFGRPEARTA; encoded by the coding sequence ATGGGGAGCGAACTGGTTCGCGCGGTCGTCGAGGGGGTGCTGACCGGCGGTGTCTACGCCCTGATGGCCGCCGGTCTGACGCTGGTCTTCGGGGTGATGGACATCATCAACATCGCCCAGGGGATCATGGTGGTGCTGGGCGCGTATCTCGCCTATGTGCTGCAGGTCCACGCCGGGATCGACCCGTTCGTCGGCCTGGTGGTCACCGTGCCGGCGATGTTCCTCCTCGGGATGGGCATCGAGTGGGGGTTCGTCCGGCGGCTGCGGCGGCGCGGGCGTGCCGGGCGGGACCGGGCGGCGCTGTCGGTGCTGGTCACCTTCGCGGTGGCGATCGTGATCGAGGGCGTGCTGACCGTCGTCTTCTCCGCCGACCTGCGCACCCTGAACGCCTGGTACGTCCGCCGCTCCTGGCAGGTCGCCGGGCTGCGGCTGCCGTATGTGTACCTCTTCGGGTTCGGGCTGGCCGTCGTCCTGCTGGCGGCGCTCTACCTCTTCCTCTACCGGACCAGGGGCGGGTTCAGCCTCCGGGCGTCCATGGAGAACCGGGACGGCGCCGAACTGATCGGCGTCGAGATCGACCGGGTGTGCGCCCTCACCTTCGGCCTGGGGACCGCGGTGACCGCGGCCGGCGGCGCGGTCTTCGGGGCGACCAACACCTTCGACCCCAACTCCGGCTACGACCTGATCTCCCGGCTGCTGGTGATCGTCGTCCTCGGCGGGCTGGGCAGCATCGGCGGCGCGCTGGTCGCGGCCGTGGCGGCGCTGGTGATCGAGGACGTCACCGCCGTGCTGTGGTCGCCGGTGTGGGCGAGCACGGTCTTCTTCGCGGTGCTGATCGCCGTGCTGCTGCTGCGACCCAACGGCCTCTTCGGCCGGCCGGAGGCGAGGACCGCGTGA
- a CDS encoding ABC transporter permease: MTRYLLRRLGQSVVTLFLASLAVFAGVRALPGDPALAMAGETPDPAVVAQIRHAYGFDRSLPVQYWKFLENAAEGNLGTSSQTGVPVAHAIAQAAPITVELALLSLLFAIVLGMGAGVLAAVRRGGPIEWMANAAALVGLSVPSFWLGIMLVLAFAIALPLFSASGFVPIATDPLDNLHRMVLPAVVLGSAIAAVVMRQTRSAMLESLSADYVRTARAKGLSRRQVVYGHALRNSLITVVTVLGLQLGQLISGAVVTEQIFVLPGFGKLTLDAVTNRDYAMVQGVVLCTAAAYIAVNLVVDLLYSVIDPRIRLGGAA, translated from the coding sequence ATGACCAGATACCTGCTACGCCGCCTCGGCCAGTCCGTGGTCACCCTCTTCCTGGCCAGCCTCGCGGTCTTCGCCGGGGTCCGGGCCCTCCCCGGCGACCCCGCGCTCGCCATGGCCGGCGAGACCCCGGACCCGGCGGTGGTGGCCCAGATCCGCCACGCCTACGGCTTCGACCGCTCGCTGCCCGTGCAGTACTGGAAGTTCCTGGAGAACGCCGCCGAGGGCAACCTCGGCACCTCCTCCCAGACCGGTGTCCCGGTCGCCCACGCGATCGCCCAGGCGGCCCCGATCACCGTCGAACTCGCCCTCCTCAGCCTGCTGTTCGCGATCGTGCTGGGGATGGGCGCGGGGGTGCTCGCGGCCGTGCGCAGGGGCGGGCCGATCGAGTGGATGGCCAACGCGGCCGCCCTGGTGGGGCTCTCCGTGCCGTCGTTCTGGCTGGGCATCATGCTGGTGCTGGCCTTCGCCATCGCGCTGCCGCTCTTCTCCGCCTCCGGCTTCGTGCCGATCGCCACCGATCCGCTGGACAACCTCCACCGGATGGTGCTGCCCGCGGTGGTGCTCGGCTCGGCGATCGCCGCGGTGGTGATGCGGCAGACCCGCTCGGCGATGCTGGAGTCGCTCTCCGCGGACTACGTCCGCACCGCCCGGGCCAAGGGGCTGAGCCGCCGTCAGGTGGTCTACGGCCACGCCCTGCGGAACTCGCTGATCACCGTGGTGACGGTGCTCGGCCTCCAGCTGGGGCAGCTGATCTCCGGCGCCGTGGTCACCGAGCAGATCTTCGTCCTGCCCGGCTTCGGCAAGCTCACCCTGGACGCGGTCACCAACCGCGACTACGCGATGGTCCAGGGCGTGGTGCTGTGCACCGCCGCCGCGTACATCGCCGTCAACCTGGTGGTCGACCTCCTCTACTCGGTCATCGACCCGCGGATCCGGCTCGGAGGTGCCGCATGA
- a CDS encoding CAP domain-containing protein, with product MRKRQRRSLVVGMALAGVVAGAAPARSVAAPEVGAAARAGDGGSFAVRTLREINALRARHGARPLVLDPGLTAYAEGRARTVARCPGLEAGHAGLRARTGENLYWEAAPDPAADSDADGDAAVDAWYQEGRHYDYRHPGRLNLKALHFTQLVWAGSRRVGLARRIQRRRGARYVETYIVAEFEARGNVVGRFGANVHPLSRR from the coding sequence ATGCGAAAGCGGCAGCGGAGGAGTCTGGTGGTCGGGATGGCGCTGGCGGGGGTGGTCGCGGGCGCCGCGCCGGCCCGGTCGGTGGCGGCGCCGGAGGTGGGTGCGGCGGCGCGGGCCGGGGACGGCGGGAGCTTCGCGGTGCGGACCCTGCGGGAGATCAACGCCCTGCGCGCCCGGCACGGCGCGCGCCCCCTCGTCCTGGACCCGGGGCTGACCGCCTACGCCGAGGGCCGGGCGCGGACGGTCGCCCGGTGCCCCGGGCTCGAGGCCGGGCACGCCGGACTGCGGGCGCGCACCGGCGAGAACCTCTACTGGGAGGCCGCGCCTGACCCGGCGGCCGATTCGGACGCGGACGGGGACGCCGCGGTCGACGCCTGGTACCAGGAGGGCCGGCACTACGACTACCGGCATCCGGGGCGGCTGAACCTCAAGGCGCTGCACTTCACCCAGCTGGTCTGGGCGGGCAGCCGAAGGGTCGGCCTGGCCCGCCGGATCCAGCGCCGGCGCGGGGCGCGCTACGTGGAGACGTACATCGTCGCCGAGTTCGAGGCCCGCGGTAACGTCGTCGGCCGGTTCGGCGCCAATGTCCATCCCCTCTCGCGGCGATAG
- a CDS encoding ABC transporter permease, whose translation MSATTPLTPAAAAPEAATAALPRGRARWRALRRSPLAMTGLVLAVLLVLVAVLAPLISPYDPAGADFGHVLAPPSLAHWLGTDDLGRDQLSRVFYGVRASMQVGVLAVLLAFVVGVPLGLAAGYYGRFADTVVSRLTDTMLSFPFLVLAVGLAAILGPSLTNATIAIGISQIPAVVRITRAETLRLKHLDYVAATVANGGGDGTVLFRRILPNASPALIVQATVGIPNAVIGEALLSFLGLGVQPPQPSLGVMLSSAQTYIAQAPWMAVFPGLVIVAATLAFNLLGDGLRDVLDPRGGR comes from the coding sequence ATGAGCGCGACGACCCCGCTGACCCCGGCCGCCGCGGCGCCCGAGGCCGCCACCGCCGCCCTCCCGCGCGGCCGGGCCCGCTGGCGGGCACTCCGGCGCAGCCCGCTGGCGATGACCGGGCTGGTGCTGGCCGTGCTGCTGGTGCTGGTCGCCGTCCTCGCCCCGCTGATCAGCCCCTACGACCCGGCCGGGGCGGACTTCGGGCATGTCCTCGCCCCGCCCTCGCTCGCCCACTGGCTGGGCACCGACGACCTGGGGCGGGACCAGCTCTCCCGGGTGTTCTACGGGGTGCGGGCCTCGATGCAGGTCGGGGTGCTCGCGGTACTGCTGGCCTTCGTGGTCGGGGTGCCGCTGGGGCTGGCCGCCGGCTACTACGGGCGGTTCGCGGACACCGTGGTCTCCCGGCTGACCGACACCATGCTCTCCTTCCCGTTCCTGGTGCTGGCGGTCGGCCTGGCCGCGATCCTGGGGCCCTCGCTGACCAACGCGACCATCGCGATCGGCATCTCGCAGATCCCGGCGGTGGTCCGGATCACCCGGGCCGAGACCCTCCGCCTCAAGCACCTGGACTATGTGGCCGCCACGGTGGCCAACGGGGGCGGGGACGGCACGGTGCTGTTCCGCCGCATCCTGCCGAACGCCTCGCCGGCGCTGATCGTCCAGGCCACCGTGGGCATCCCGAACGCCGTGATCGGCGAGGCGCTGCTCAGCTTCCTCGGCCTCGGCGTGCAGCCGCCGCAGCCCTCGCTGGGCGTGATGCTCTCCTCGGCGCAGACCTATATCGCGCAGGCGCCCTGGATGGCGGTCTTCCCCGGTCTGGTGATCGTGGCCGCCACCCTCGCCTTCAACCTGCTCGGCGACGGCCTGCGCGACGTCCTCGATCCCCGCGGAGGCCGCTGA
- a CDS encoding PP2C family protein-serine/threonine phosphatase, with amino-acid sequence MSDEGVDSTVAERLVEDLLARAPGVPPTELTALVNEYARALGLRGVEVFLIDLQQRRLVPLDGDQPALDVDTSPPGWVYRTLTQRVDESGDEIHAWFPLVDGVERLGVVGVRTARLDAAALRRCRALVSLLALLVTSKRMYSDSYVKRTRAEPMQLPSEMLRAFLPPRTVSDGHAVSTAILEPAYELGGDAFDHALTGDCLYATILDSMGHDLASGLTTAVATAGCRNARRVGAELPELAESVDSALDEWLPDRFCTGIFMQLSLADGRFRWCNCGHPTPVLIRDEKVVEGAFERTPQPPMGMPARLAEIVREVHEVQLLPGDRVFCFTDGVTEGRVRDGAEFGLTRFTESVIRATAAGEPAPETLRRLMHAILDRDHNQLQDDATIMLVEWRPRQSPAQAQAQGPDAQRPEAQGPLGEP; translated from the coding sequence GTGTCCGACGAAGGCGTCGACAGCACCGTCGCCGAGCGGCTGGTCGAGGACCTCCTCGCGCGGGCCCCCGGAGTCCCGCCGACCGAGCTCACCGCCCTGGTGAACGAGTACGCCAGGGCGCTGGGCCTCCGGGGGGTGGAGGTCTTCCTGATCGACCTCCAGCAGCGCCGGTTGGTCCCGCTGGACGGGGACCAGCCGGCGCTGGACGTCGACACCTCCCCGCCCGGGTGGGTCTACCGGACCCTCACCCAGCGGGTGGACGAGAGCGGAGACGAGATCCACGCCTGGTTCCCGCTGGTCGACGGGGTAGAGCGGCTCGGCGTGGTGGGGGTGCGGACGGCCCGGCTGGACGCGGCCGCGCTGCGCCGCTGCCGAGCGCTGGTCTCCCTCCTCGCCCTGCTGGTCACCTCCAAGCGGATGTACAGCGACAGCTATGTGAAGCGCACCCGCGCGGAGCCGATGCAGCTCCCCTCCGAGATGCTGCGGGCCTTTCTGCCGCCCAGGACCGTCAGCGACGGGCACGCGGTGTCCACCGCGATCCTGGAACCCGCCTACGAGTTGGGCGGCGACGCCTTCGACCACGCCCTTACCGGCGACTGCCTGTACGCCACGATCCTGGACTCGATGGGCCACGACCTGGCCTCCGGGCTGACCACCGCGGTGGCCACGGCCGGTTGCCGCAACGCCCGCCGGGTCGGCGCCGAACTGCCGGAACTGGCCGAGAGCGTGGACAGCGCCCTGGACGAATGGCTGCCCGACCGCTTCTGCACCGGGATCTTCATGCAGCTCAGCCTCGCCGACGGCAGGTTCCGCTGGTGCAACTGCGGCCATCCGACGCCCGTGCTGATCCGGGACGAGAAGGTGGTGGAGGGGGCCTTCGAGCGGACGCCCCAGCCCCCGATGGGGATGCCGGCCCGCCTGGCGGAGATCGTCCGCGAGGTCCACGAGGTCCAACTGCTGCCCGGGGACCGGGTGTTCTGCTTCACCGACGGGGTCACCGAGGGGCGGGTCAGGGACGGGGCGGAGTTCGGCCTCACCCGGTTCACCGAGTCCGTCATCCGGGCCACCGCGGCCGGGGAGCCCGCTCCGGAGACCCTGCGCCGGCTGATGCACGCCATCCTCGACCGCGACCACAACCAGCTCCAGGACGACGCGACGATCATGCTGGTCGAGTGGCGGCCCCGGCAGAGCCCCGCGCAGGCCCAGGCCCAGGGGCCGGACGCGCAGAGGCCGGAGGCGCAGGGCCCGCTGGGCGAACCGTAA
- a CDS encoding ABC transporter ATP-binding protein has translation MPTATTTAPVLVVDDLSVVFRPRDPQDAPVQAVDGVSFSLAPGEVLAIVGESGCGKSVTSTASLGLLPANARTSGAVTLNPDSGAATDLLSADERALGAVRGSEIAMIFQEPMTSLNPVLTVGRQITEVLRRHQGMRRREARARAVELLDLVGIPAPDRRIDEYPHQLSGGMRQRVMIAVAVACDPRVLIADEPTTALDVTVQAGILDVLRNLRERLGTAIVLITHDLGVVADIADRVLVMYAGRVVEQGGIEEVFAEPRHPYTRGLLDAVLSPGRGPADGRLREIPGMVPRLSGSPDACTFAARCGHATARCGESRPRLGRTAAADHAVACWHPLGAPGPAAPDLPAQNLPAQNRPAQHQPAQNQPVPQESPSPSDPEPTA, from the coding sequence ATGCCCACTGCAACCACCACCGCGCCGGTGCTGGTCGTCGACGACCTGTCGGTGGTCTTCCGGCCGCGCGATCCGCAGGACGCCCCCGTCCAGGCGGTGGACGGCGTCTCCTTCTCGCTGGCGCCGGGGGAGGTGCTGGCCATCGTCGGCGAGTCCGGCTGCGGCAAGTCGGTGACCTCCACCGCCTCGCTCGGCCTCCTCCCGGCCAACGCCCGCACCAGCGGGGCGGTGACCCTCAATCCGGACTCGGGCGCGGCGACCGATCTCCTCTCCGCCGACGAACGGGCGCTGGGGGCGGTCCGCGGCAGCGAGATCGCGATGATCTTCCAGGAGCCGATGACCTCGCTCAACCCGGTGCTGACCGTCGGCCGGCAGATCACCGAGGTGCTCCGCCGCCACCAGGGGATGCGCCGCCGCGAGGCGCGCGCCCGGGCGGTCGAACTCCTCGACCTGGTCGGCATCCCGGCCCCGGACCGGCGGATCGACGAGTATCCGCACCAGCTCTCCGGCGGGATGCGGCAGCGGGTGATGATCGCGGTCGCGGTCGCCTGCGACCCGCGGGTGCTGATCGCGGACGAGCCGACCACGGCGCTGGACGTCACCGTCCAGGCCGGCATCCTCGACGTCCTGCGGAACCTCCGCGAGCGGCTGGGCACGGCGATCGTGCTGATCACCCACGACCTCGGGGTGGTCGCGGACATCGCCGACCGGGTGCTGGTGATGTACGCCGGACGGGTGGTGGAGCAGGGCGGGATCGAGGAGGTCTTCGCCGAGCCCCGCCACCCGTACACCCGCGGCCTGCTGGACGCCGTCCTCAGCCCCGGCCGGGGGCCGGCCGACGGGCGGCTGCGGGAGATCCCGGGGATGGTGCCCCGGCTCTCCGGCTCCCCGGACGCCTGCACCTTCGCCGCCCGCTGCGGGCACGCCACCGCGCGCTGCGGCGAGTCCCGGCCGCGCCTCGGCCGGACGGCGGCCGCCGACCACGCCGTCGCCTGCTGGCACCCGCTCGGCGCGCCGGGGCCGGCGGCCCCGGACCTGCCCGCGCAGAACCTGCCCGCGCAGAACCGGCCCGCGCAGCACCAGCCCGCGCAGAACCAGCCCGTACCGCAAGAGTCCCCCTCGCCCTCGGACCCGGAGCCCACCGCATGA
- a CDS encoding ABC transporter substrate-binding protein, with protein sequence MLSPLVRTLTATLTALVALLALDGCAALNTSTTTVGPVRMTDDRAVRDGGVLTVALQSDPDKLDPTLANTLVSRTVFAAMCQKLYDIDASDRIVPQLAAALPTTSADGRTVTIPIRRGARFSDGTPLTAQAVVTSIDRDRTLPGSARATELSSVTGAAATGPYTVRLSLSKRYVPLLPVLADRSGMVMSPTALAKYGKDFTNHPSCVGPFKFVDRVAGDRIVLTRDPDYYGASGVHLDGVVFKTITDSSIRLANLRSGDIQVGDQMQPVDVQSSLTEPKLQLFNSPSLGWSGIGFNIGDSAGIGRPVGRVDTPFAKDVRVREAFALSLDRDTINKVVFEGMYQPACSPVSPIAALPAGPTSCPGRNLAKARQLLRQAGVKTPVKVEMLIADTQQDSRLAQVIQAMAKQAGFDVSLRATDYTTQLATEDAGKFQLTTDAWSGRLDPDGNIAGFVKTGGALNIYGLSDPVVDRLVAEGRSTAARPARQAVYDQLIQRVNDSYAVIVLYRQKNYVVASKSVAGLKVYGDGLIRVTDAGFIR encoded by the coding sequence TTGCTCAGTCCGCTGGTCAGAACGCTGACCGCCACGCTCACCGCCCTGGTCGCGCTGCTCGCGCTGGACGGCTGTGCCGCGCTCAACACCTCCACCACCACCGTCGGACCGGTCCGGATGACCGACGACCGTGCGGTGCGCGACGGCGGAGTGCTGACCGTCGCCCTGCAGAGCGACCCCGACAAGCTCGATCCGACGCTCGCCAACACCCTGGTCTCGCGCACCGTCTTCGCCGCGATGTGTCAGAAGCTCTACGACATCGACGCCTCCGACCGGATCGTTCCCCAACTGGCCGCGGCACTGCCCACCACCTCGGCCGACGGGCGCACCGTCACCATCCCGATCAGGCGGGGCGCCCGGTTCAGTGACGGCACCCCGCTCACCGCCCAGGCCGTCGTGACCTCCATCGACCGGGACCGCACCCTGCCCGGCTCCGCCCGCGCCACCGAGCTGAGTTCGGTCACCGGGGCCGCCGCCACCGGTCCGTACACCGTGCGGCTCAGTCTCTCCAAGCGCTATGTACCGCTGCTGCCGGTGCTGGCCGACCGGTCCGGGATGGTGATGTCGCCGACCGCGCTGGCCAAGTACGGCAAGGACTTCACCAACCACCCCTCCTGCGTGGGGCCGTTCAAGTTCGTCGACCGGGTCGCCGGGGACCGCATCGTCCTCACCCGCGATCCGGACTACTACGGCGCGAGCGGCGTCCATCTGGACGGGGTGGTCTTCAAGACCATCACGGACAGCTCGATCCGGCTGGCCAACCTCCGCTCCGGGGACATCCAGGTCGGCGACCAGATGCAGCCGGTGGACGTGCAGAGCTCGCTCACCGAGCCCAAGCTGCAGCTCTTCAACTCGCCCTCGCTGGGCTGGAGCGGGATCGGCTTCAACATCGGCGACAGCGCCGGGATCGGCCGGCCGGTCGGCCGAGTCGACACGCCGTTCGCCAAGGACGTCCGGGTCCGCGAGGCTTTCGCCCTCTCCCTCGACCGCGACACCATCAACAAGGTGGTCTTCGAGGGGATGTACCAGCCGGCCTGCAGCCCGGTCTCGCCGATCGCGGCCCTGCCGGCCGGGCCGACCAGCTGCCCCGGGCGGAACCTCGCCAAGGCCAGGCAGCTGCTCCGGCAGGCCGGGGTGAAGACCCCCGTCAAGGTGGAGATGCTGATCGCCGACACCCAGCAGGACAGCAGACTGGCGCAGGTCATCCAGGCGATGGCCAAGCAGGCCGGGTTCGACGTCTCGCTGCGGGCCACCGACTACACCACCCAGCTCGCCACCGAGGACGCCGGCAAGTTCCAGCTCACCACCGACGCCTGGTCGGGACGGCTCGACCCGGACGGCAACATCGCGGGCTTCGTCAAGACCGGCGGCGCGCTCAACATCTACGGCCTGTCCGACCCGGTCGTCGACCGGCTGGTCGCCGAGGGCCGCTCGACCGCCGCGCGCCCCGCCCGGCAGGCCGTCTACGACCAGCTCATCCAGCGGGTCAACGACAGCTACGCGGTGATCGTCCTCTACCGGCAGAAGAACTACGTCGTCGCCAGCAAGTCCGTCGCCGGGCTGAAGGTCTACGGCGACGGCCTGATCCGAGTCACCGACGCGGGGTTCATCCGATGA
- a CDS encoding ABC transporter ATP-binding protein, with amino-acid sequence MTSTAGTAAESSGTAATAEDAPPVLELDRLTRHFSSPRGTVRAADEVSLSIGRGEVVGLVGESGSGKSTVGRLAVRLDTPTGGAVRLNGQDITKLSARRLRPLRRHFHIVFQDPSSSLDPRQTVGDLIGEPLRLHRLCSSAELRPRVQRLLQQVGLRPDFADRHPHELSGGQRQRVSLARALSVDPDLLVADEPTSALDVSVQAAVLNLLRDLQRDRGFGCLFITHDLAAVEFLADRIAVMYLGQIVELADADALFAGPRHPYTKALLSAAPVPDPVQQRSRERIVLSGELPSPLAPPPGCRFHTRCPVAVDRCRTEAPAFRPLATPTRHEVACHLVDD; translated from the coding sequence ATGACCTCCACGGCCGGCACAGCAGCAGAGTCCAGCGGCACCGCCGCCACCGCCGAGGACGCCCCTCCGGTACTCGAACTCGACCGGCTCACCCGGCACTTCAGCAGCCCGCGGGGCACCGTGCGAGCCGCCGACGAGGTCTCGTTGAGCATCGGCCGCGGTGAAGTGGTCGGCCTGGTGGGGGAGTCCGGCAGCGGCAAGTCCACGGTGGGCCGGCTCGCGGTCCGCCTGGACACCCCCACCGGCGGTGCGGTCAGGCTGAACGGGCAGGACATCACCAAGCTGTCCGCCCGGCGGCTGCGCCCGCTGCGCAGGCACTTCCACATCGTCTTCCAGGACCCCTCCTCCTCCCTCGACCCCCGGCAGACGGTCGGCGACCTGATCGGCGAGCCGCTCCGGCTGCACCGGCTCTGCTCCAGCGCGGAGCTGCGGCCCCGCGTCCAGCGGCTGCTCCAGCAGGTCGGGCTGCGGCCGGACTTCGCCGACCGGCACCCGCACGAGCTCTCCGGCGGACAGCGGCAGCGGGTCTCGCTGGCCCGGGCGCTCTCGGTGGACCCGGATCTGCTGGTGGCCGACGAGCCGACCTCCGCGCTGGACGTCTCGGTCCAGGCCGCCGTCCTCAACCTGCTCCGGGACCTGCAGCGGGACCGGGGCTTCGGCTGCCTGTTCATCACCCACGACCTGGCCGCGGTGGAGTTCCTGGCGGACCGCATCGCGGTGATGTACCTCGGCCAGATCGTCGAGCTCGCGGACGCCGACGCGCTCTTCGCCGGGCCGAGGCATCCGTACACCAAGGCGCTCCTCTCCGCGGCGCCGGTGCCGGACCCCGTCCAGCAGCGGAGCAGGGAGCGGATCGTCCTCTCCGGGGAGCTGCCCAGCCCGCTGGCACCGCCACCGGGCTGCCGGTTCCACACCCGCTGCCCGGTGGCCGTGGACCGCTGCCGGACCGAGGCGCCGGCCTTCCGCCCGCTGGCCACGCCGACCCGGCACGAGGTGGCCTGCCACCTGGTGGACGACTGA
- a CDS encoding amino acid ABC transporter substrate-binding protein: protein MLQRRRQRRWGRGRGGAAKGPIKVGVSLSLTGDFSADGKAFQQGYQLWAKNVNAAGGLLGRQVTLDIVNDASNPVQVSTNYQKLISVDHVDLVFGPFSTLLTKAASQVVARYGYALVEGAGGGPSVFTSGLHDVFDVSLPVANNLVSFAEWLAAMPPGQRPATAAYASEDDPFTSPQLDRARSILEAAGVKTVYNKIYPSETTDYGPIAAGMIGAKADVVLVGTLLPDVTAFIQQFVQQNYDPKAFIATAGPDQGAQFLKNIGGAKRAQGVMVPNEWYPTDPAPGNAAMVASYLHTYGGSAQDISADVAEAYSVGQVTAQAVTRNGSLDQGRLISELHSGSYQTVQGAVKFDATGQNTKAFAYVFQWQNGRLVPYQPNAAKALTPVPPEKAAVLYPKPAW, encoded by the coding sequence GTGCTCCAGCGGAGGCGGCAGCGGCGGTGGGGGCGGGGGCGGGGCGGTGCGGCCAAGGGGCCGATCAAGGTCGGCGTCTCGCTCTCCCTCACCGGGGACTTCTCCGCCGACGGCAAGGCCTTCCAGCAGGGGTACCAGCTCTGGGCGAAGAACGTGAACGCCGCCGGCGGGCTGCTCGGGCGCCAGGTCACCCTGGACATCGTCAACGACGCCAGCAACCCCGTGCAGGTCTCCACCAACTACCAGAAGCTGATCAGTGTCGACCACGTCGACCTGGTCTTCGGTCCGTTCTCCACCCTGCTGACCAAGGCGGCCTCGCAGGTGGTCGCCCGCTACGGCTACGCCCTGGTGGAGGGCGCGGGCGGCGGCCCCTCGGTCTTCACCAGCGGGCTGCACGACGTCTTCGACGTCAGCCTGCCGGTGGCGAACAACCTGGTCAGCTTCGCCGAGTGGCTCGCGGCCATGCCGCCCGGGCAGCGGCCGGCGACGGCGGCCTACGCGAGCGAGGACGACCCGTTCACCTCCCCGCAGCTGGACCGGGCGCGGTCGATCCTCGAAGCGGCCGGGGTGAAGACGGTCTACAACAAGATCTACCCCTCCGAGACCACCGACTACGGCCCCATCGCCGCCGGGATGATCGGCGCCAAGGCGGACGTGGTGCTGGTCGGCACACTGCTGCCGGACGTGACCGCCTTCATCCAGCAGTTCGTCCAGCAGAACTACGATCCCAAGGCCTTCATCGCCACCGCGGGACCGGACCAGGGCGCCCAGTTCCTCAAGAACATCGGCGGCGCCAAGCGCGCGCAGGGCGTGATGGTGCCCAACGAGTGGTATCCGACCGATCCGGCTCCGGGCAATGCCGCCATGGTGGCCTCCTATCTCCACACCTACGGGGGCAGTGCCCAGGACATCAGCGCGGACGTCGCCGAGGCCTACTCGGTCGGCCAGGTGACCGCCCAGGCGGTGACCCGCAACGGCTCCCTCGACCAGGGCAGGCTGATCTCGGAACTGCACAGCGGCAGCTACCAGACCGTCCAGGGAGCGGTGAAGTTCGACGCCACCGGGCAGAACACCAAGGCCTTCGCCTATGTCTTCCAGTGGCAGAACGGCCGGCTGGTGCCGTACCAGCCGAACGCCGCCAAGGCGCTGACCCCGGTGCCGCCGGAGAAGGCCGCGGTGCTCTACCCCAAGCCGGCCTGGTGA
- a CDS encoding GlsB/YeaQ/YmgE family stress response membrane protein, whose amino-acid sequence MFQLIWIIIVGAVLGIIARLILPGRQPIPWWLTIIFGILGAWLGNALAGWIGVRHTSGVDWIRHGLQVGCAIVIVALGSGLWTSFRRGRVSR is encoded by the coding sequence GTGTTCCAGCTGATCTGGATCATCATCGTCGGTGCCGTCCTCGGCATCATCGCCCGGCTGATCCTCCCGGGCAGGCAACCCATCCCGTGGTGGCTGACCATCATCTTCGGCATCCTCGGCGCCTGGCTGGGCAATGCCCTGGCAGGCTGGATCGGGGTCCGGCACACCTCCGGGGTGGACTGGATCCGGCACGGCCTGCAGGTCGGGTGCGCCATCGTGATCGTGGCCCTGGGCAGCGGGTTGTGGACCTCGTTCCGCCGCGGCCGGGTCAGCCGCTAG